The Proteus terrae subsp. cibarius genome contains the following window.
TCCCCCGCTTAATTTACTTGTTTATTGGAGTTTTTACCTGTTTATGGAATCGTTAACATTACAACCTATCGCTCATATCGAAGGTGTTATTAATTTACCAGGATCAAAAAGTGTCTCTAACCGTGCGTTGTTATTAGCGGCTTTAGCTAAAGGTAAAACTCGTTTAACTAACTTATTAGATAGTGATGATATTCGTCATATGCTTAATGCACTAAAAGCATTAGGTGTGCAATATCAATTATCAAATAACAATACGGTATGTGATATTGAAGGACTAGGCAGTGAATTTAAAACAAATTCGCCATTAGAACTCTTCTTAGGTAACGCTGGTACAGCAATGCGCCCATTAGCGGCTGCATTAAATCTCGGTCAGCATGATATTGTTCTTACTGGTGAACCTCGTATGAAAGAGCGTCCAATTGGGCATTTAGTTGACGCTTTACGCCAAGGTGGTGCAAAAATTGACTACCTTGAACAGACTGATTATCCACCAATTCGCTTAAGTGGTGGTTTTTTAGGTGGCAATGTTGAGGTTGATGGTAGTGTTTCTAGCCAGTTTTTGACTGCTTTATTAATGATGGCACCTTTGGCAGAGCAAGATACGACTATCGCCATTAAAGGCGAATTAGTATCAAAACCTTACATTGATATTACCTTAGCATTAATTAATACCTTTGGTGGAAAAATTGAAAACCAAGACTACCAGCGCTTTATTATAAAAGGTGGCCAACAATATCAATCACCAGGAAAGTACCTTGTAGAAGGTGATGCTTCATCGGCATCTTACTTTTTAGCTGCTGCTGCTATTAAAGGCGGTACGGTACGTGTTACAGGTATTGGTAAAAATAGCTTACAAGGAGATATTCACTTTGCTTCTGTACTTGAAAAAATGGGTGCAAAAGTACGCTGGGGTGAGGACTATATTGAGTGTGAGCGTGGAACGTTAAAAGGCATTGATATGGATATGAATACTATCCCTGATGCAGCAATGACCATTGCTACTACGGCACTTTTTGCTGAAGGCGAAACGGTTATCCGCAATATTTATAACTGGCGTGTAAAAGAAACTGACCGATTAGCAGCAATGGCGGCAGAGTTACAAAAAGTGGGGGCGATTGTTGAAGAAGGGCACGACTACTTAAAAGTAACACCACCAAAACAGTTAACCACTGCGGATATTGAAACTTATAACGACCATCGTATT
Protein-coding sequences here:
- the aroA gene encoding 3-phosphoshikimate 1-carboxyvinyltransferase produces the protein MESLTLQPIAHIEGVINLPGSKSVSNRALLLAALAKGKTRLTNLLDSDDIRHMLNALKALGVQYQLSNNNTVCDIEGLGSEFKTNSPLELFLGNAGTAMRPLAAALNLGQHDIVLTGEPRMKERPIGHLVDALRQGGAKIDYLEQTDYPPIRLSGGFLGGNVEVDGSVSSQFLTALLMMAPLAEQDTTIAIKGELVSKPYIDITLALINTFGGKIENQDYQRFIIKGGQQYQSPGKYLVEGDASSASYFLAAAAIKGGTVRVTGIGKNSLQGDIHFASVLEKMGAKVRWGEDYIECERGTLKGIDMDMNTIPDAAMTIATTALFAEGETVIRNIYNWRVKETDRLAAMAAELQKVGAIVEEGHDYLKVTPPKQLTTADIETYNDHRIAMCFSLVALSDTPITILDPGCTAKTFPDYFEKLETLSQRNN